The nucleotide window GGGATAGGGTTTGATGTCACTGCCCACAGGACTATATACTACCTCTACTGCGTCTGCCAGGTCAAACAATAACTCGTCCAAGTCCAAAAAGGACATGTGACAACCAGAACATCCCGCCAACCAGACAGTAGCGAATCTTATCTTGTCCATTGGTGTTCCTCCCTAGCAGTGTGTAGGAATTCGATGTAGTCTGGGTGTTTTTTCATTTCCGCGGTGGTAACACCTTTGCGGAAGATACTACCAGTAGGACAAGCTTCTACACATTTACCACAAGAGGTACAAGAGGATACTTCTCCCCAGGGTTGGTTGAGGCCACTGATAATCTTGGCGGCGGCTCCTCTGAAGGCCACATTCCAGACGTGGGCTCCTTCAATTTCGGCACACACGCGGACACAGCGAGTACACAAGATACAACGGTTGTGATCTATACCAAAGAGGGGATGGGACAAGTCTACATCCCTTTCGGGGAAGCGATAGTTAAACCGGGTGTGATCCATTCCCACTTCTATGGCTACGTCTTGGAGTTCACAGTTGCCATTGGAGACACAGAAGGCACAGATGTGATTCCCCTCGGCGAAGAGGAGTTCCACCAGCATCTTGCGGTATTCTTTTAGCTTTGCCGTCTGGGTAAACACTTCCATGCCCTCACTAACGGTGGTGACACAACTGGCGTGGAGTCTGTCACTGCCCTTTATTTCCACCAAACAGAGACGACAGGCGCCTACCGCAGAAACCCCTTCCAGGTAACAAAGGGTGGGTATCTTTATGCCTGCCTCCTTGGCTGCCTGAAGGATGGTGCTGCCGGCTTCTATGGCTACGTCCACGTTGTCAATTTTCAGGGTTACTACAGACATGTTCTCTTATGACTTCAATAATTGTTTGTATTCCTGTTCAAAGAAACGAAGGGTGCTCAAAACGGGATTAGGG belongs to Geminocystis sp. M7585_C2015_104 and includes:
- a CDS encoding oxidoreductase encodes the protein MDKIRFATVWLAGCSGCHMSFLDLDELLFDLADAVEVVYSPVGSDIKPYP
- the hoxU gene encoding bidirectional hydrogenase complex protein HoxU, yielding MSVVTLKIDNVDVAIEAGSTILQAAKEAGIKIPTLCYLEGVSAVGACRLCLVEIKGSDRLHASCVTTVSEGMEVFTQTAKLKEYRKMLVELLFAEGNHICAFCVSNGNCELQDVAIEVGMDHTRFNYRFPERDVDLSHPLFGIDHNRCILCTRCVRVCAEIEGAHVWNVAFRGAAAKIISGLNQPWGEVSSCTSCGKCVEACPTGSIFRKGVTTAEMKKHPDYIEFLHTAREEHQWTR